A genomic region of Runella slithyformis DSM 19594 contains the following coding sequences:
- a CDS encoding DNA/RNA non-specific endonuclease — MLCCIIYACSKKDNPAPTVPVIPSGLAMVSKSSSSIILKWTASNDAKGYRLYRDAAKIYEGTNSEYADTGLTAATTYTYTLAAYNTVGESAKSSAVTIKTDAPKPVIPAITTGLSLVSKTMTTISLKWDSTATADGYRLYRANTKVYEGSKRSHLDTNLTANTSYDYTVTSFNSAGESGKSTVLSVKTDEPKPTAPLTPTNLALVSKTTTTISLKWNASANAIAYRLYRSNIKVYEGNKIEFTDSELASNTNYSYMVSAVNAVGESVKSAAVSVKTDEPKLSAPATPSGLSLISKTTASIYLKWNASTTATGYRLYRANTKIYEGDKIEYNDSGLAENTNYDYTVSAFNAAGESGKSSVLSVKTNPAPVSVNIHLTLGNPTNASIEANNYLLTKPQYVLSYNNTNRHANWVSWELSKSWLGAADRQNDFRPDAVLPTGWYQVITSDYTGSGFDRGHLCPSADRTKTDDDNSSTFLMTNIIPQAPDLNRESWAYLEGYCRDVIKTGFKAIIIAGTIGTGGIGSNGAANTVKNQVNVPARLYKIIVLYSEYSSVNSASKVIAVNFPNTNADNKETSWLKYVTTVAEIEKQTGASFFNSLPTSTQNALKSQKYDATNSPFDVDAPVRSYNGNVLQIGPRGGCYYINSNGNKTYVDRSYCGTE, encoded by the coding sequence ATGCTTTGCTGTATAATTTATGCATGTTCAAAAAAGGATAACCCTGCACCTACTGTACCCGTGATACCGTCCGGTTTAGCCATGGTTTCCAAATCAAGTTCTTCAATCATACTGAAATGGACCGCATCAAACGACGCAAAGGGGTATCGGCTTTACCGAGACGCTGCTAAAATCTATGAAGGAACCAACAGTGAGTATGCAGACACCGGACTGACAGCTGCCACAACCTATACTTATACCCTCGCAGCGTATAATACCGTTGGAGAAAGCGCTAAATCTTCGGCCGTAACAATCAAAACCGACGCGCCAAAACCTGTAATTCCCGCCATCACCACCGGGTTATCGTTGGTATCAAAAACGATGACAACCATATCACTTAAATGGGATTCTACGGCGACCGCTGATGGGTACCGTTTGTATCGGGCAAACACCAAAGTGTATGAAGGATCCAAACGTTCGCACCTTGATACCAATTTAACGGCCAATACCTCCTACGACTACACTGTTACATCTTTTAATTCCGCAGGCGAAAGCGGCAAATCCACAGTATTGTCTGTAAAAACCGACGAACCGAAACCTACCGCTCCCCTCACACCAACAAACCTGGCATTGGTCAGTAAAACAACTACGACCATCTCCCTGAAATGGAATGCCTCTGCAAATGCCATTGCTTACAGGCTTTATCGAAGCAACATAAAAGTCTATGAAGGTAATAAAATTGAATTTACCGACAGTGAGTTAGCGTCCAATACGAACTACAGTTACATGGTTTCCGCTGTAAATGCCGTTGGAGAAAGTGTAAAATCTGCCGCAGTATCCGTAAAAACCGATGAGCCTAAGTTGTCAGCCCCTGCCACTCCTTCAGGGCTTTCGCTGATCAGTAAGACAACTGCAAGCATTTATTTAAAATGGAATGCCTCTACGACAGCAACCGGATACCGCTTATATAGGGCAAATACAAAAATATATGAAGGGGATAAAATAGAGTATAATGACAGCGGATTGGCCGAAAATACAAATTATGACTATACCGTTTCGGCGTTCAATGCAGCGGGAGAAAGCGGTAAATCATCTGTATTATCCGTTAAAACCAACCCTGCGCCCGTTTCGGTAAATATCCATTTAACACTTGGAAATCCTACCAATGCCTCTATTGAAGCCAATAACTATTTGCTGACAAAACCTCAATATGTACTGAGTTATAATAATACCAATCGCCATGCCAATTGGGTCAGTTGGGAGTTATCGAAATCGTGGTTGGGAGCTGCGGACAGGCAAAATGACTTTCGACCCGACGCAGTATTACCGACAGGATGGTACCAAGTTATCACAAGTGATTATACCGGCAGCGGTTTTGATCGCGGTCATCTTTGCCCTTCCGCTGACCGTACCAAAACGGATGATGATAATTCAAGTACTTTTTTAATGACCAACATTATTCCTCAAGCCCCTGATCTCAACCGTGAATCGTGGGCCTATTTAGAAGGCTATTGCCGGGATGTGATCAAAACAGGATTTAAAGCCATTATCATTGCCGGTACCATCGGTACAGGCGGCATTGGATCCAACGGAGCGGCCAATACCGTTAAAAATCAAGTGAATGTGCCAGCTCGTCTATATAAAATCATTGTATTGTATTCTGAGTACAGTTCCGTTAACTCAGCTTCTAAAGTTATTGCCGTGAATTTTCCCAATACCAACGCAGACAATAAAGAAACCAGTTGGTTGAAATACGTTACTACCGTTGCTGAGATTGAAAAGCAAACTGGCGCTTCTTTCTTTAACTCATTGCCAACTTCTACCCAAAATGCACTGAAAAGCCAAAAATACGATGCCACTAATTCGCCTTTTGATGTCGATGCGCCGGTCAGATCATATAATGGTAATGTGTTACAAATAGGACCGCGCGGCGGTTGTTATTACATCAATTCCAATGGTAACAAAACTTATGTTGACCGTTCTTATTGCGGCACTGAGTAA
- a CDS encoding DUF4134 family protein, with amino-acid sequence MGEADSIYGLVRQIVTSASAAAAIVAGFRIYMKWNRGEFVTHLILSWTVSILAVGALIYAVNVYIYGGGLRGGLAIGWTDMLKYEIYEAVMLFGIVVSIVSIIRIYYRYNEGEDIVPLIYQWVGAVLFLSVMGLIVSSLIKY; translated from the coding sequence ATGGGAGAAGCAGACAGTATCTACGGACTGGTGAGGCAGATCGTTACCTCGGCAAGCGCCGCCGCCGCTATAGTCGCGGGGTTTCGGATCTACATGAAATGGAATCGCGGCGAATTTGTGACCCATCTGATTCTGTCATGGACAGTCAGTATTCTGGCCGTCGGGGCGCTGATATATGCGGTGAATGTGTATATCTATGGCGGAGGATTAAGAGGAGGGCTTGCCATCGGTTGGACAGACATGCTGAAGTATGAAATTTATGAGGCTGTCATGCTGTTTGGTATCGTTGTTTCCATCGTGTCAATTATCAGAATCTACTACAGGTACAACGAGGGAGAGGACATAGTACCGCTTATTTACCAGTGGGTGGGAGCTGTGCTGTTTCTTTCCGTGATGGGTTTAATCGTGTCTTCACTCATAAAATACTGA
- a CDS encoding M23 family metallopeptidase: MKPVFSLLLFWVFGMDNPPVNQERFNELFLNNRHSASRIPCIIPIEQFSHAQISSLFAFRKHPILAKIKHHNGLDIACEKQAVLAAATGIISKTGYDRGLGNYIKIIHGNGYETTYGHLSRVFVEKGQVVKLYEKIGTAGKTGLATGVHLHYEVRYNGQLENPLKYLLLLYHALEKNL; encoded by the coding sequence ATGAAGCCCGTTTTTTCTCTACTACTTTTTTGGGTTTTTGGGATGGATAACCCACCGGTGAATCAGGAACGGTTTAATGAGTTATTTCTCAATAACAGGCATTCAGCAAGCCGAATCCCTTGTATAATACCCATTGAGCAATTTTCTCACGCCCAAATTTCTTCGTTGTTTGCTTTTAGAAAACATCCGATTTTGGCAAAAATAAAACATCACAACGGGCTGGACATCGCCTGTGAAAAACAGGCTGTTCTGGCGGCTGCAACAGGCATAATTTCTAAGACCGGTTATGATAGAGGATTGGGAAATTACATAAAGATTATCCATGGAAACGGCTATGAAACCACCTACGGGCATCTTTCCCGCGTATTTGTAGAAAAAGGACAGGTTGTAAAGCTGTATGAAAAAATTGGAACAGCAGGAAAAACAGGGCTGGCAACGGGGGTACATTTGCACTATGAGGTACGCTATAACGGACAGCTTGAAAACCCCCTAAAATATTTGTTACTTCTTTATCATGCGCTCGAAAAGAACTTATAA
- a CDS encoding DUF4134 family protein gives MMKRILQSLRQASFIIISSSAAMAQTGGIQRGASALTSLTGDLQSYIDPVTTVVYVVAAVIGLVGALRVYVNWQNGKENVMANATGWLGACLFLLIANTVLRAMFVA, from the coding sequence ATGATGAAACGAATCCTTCAATCACTCAGGCAGGCCTCTTTTATTATTATTTCTTCAAGTGCAGCAATGGCACAAACAGGCGGGATACAAAGAGGGGCAAGTGCTCTGACCTCTTTAACAGGGGACCTGCAAAGCTACATCGACCCTGTTACCACGGTGGTCTATGTAGTGGCGGCGGTCATCGGGCTGGTAGGTGCTTTACGCGTTTATGTGAATTGGCAGAATGGAAAAGAAAACGTCATGGCTAATGCTACGGGCTGGCTTGGTGCATGTTTGTTCTTACTGATTGCCAATACCGTATTACGGGCCATGTTTGTCGCTTAA
- a CDS encoding HigA family addiction module antitoxin, giving the protein MLKRNLPPVHPGEILREDYINEHNLTISEVAKGLGITRANLSAIVNGRAGISPEMAVKLAEAFGNTAQFWVNLQKNYELWHAERSVNRSNIRHFWEEWKAPQPA; this is encoded by the coding sequence ATGTTAAAGCGCAATTTACCCCCCGTACACCCGGGCGAAATATTACGGGAGGATTATATCAACGAACATAATTTGACCATTAGCGAAGTCGCTAAGGGATTAGGGATTACACGTGCCAATCTATCCGCTATTGTCAACGGCCGTGCAGGAATCAGCCCTGAAATGGCCGTTAAGCTTGCAGAGGCATTTGGCAATACGGCACAATTTTGGGTGAATCTACAGAAAAATTACGAACTTTGGCACGCTGAACGTAGTGTAAATCGTTCTAATATTCGTCATTTTTGGGAGGAGTGGAAAGCGCCACAACCAGCATAG
- a CDS encoding type IV secretory system conjugative DNA transfer family protein, with translation MEVSASAKEKEHSKEIYNILLYSIIILLCVQSTYWFTTHFPDIFSQKTGLNTIIFKAGKWMSRNKPIFRTNVLTYIVLVLCVLLAMVSSPKANIKARKAKANIFLFVGVSVLLLTAYLLEKEGKQLTLFLFLVVLQAIAVIFIIKGGLEFASMASVPEIDVFNDENEQFPQNQKLVINPFSVNYKLQYPYKSRWNEGYINVINPQRGVLVLGSQGSGKTFTVLIPALWQSVYKGYSALIYDVKYPDLSLEAYNSFYKALQNDRYTFGKNAQNQPIIPKFGVINFDDVTLSIRSNPLDEKYISTIEEANETAKVLLLNLNRTWIRKEGDFFADSAVNYLTVTIYYLRLMERKYADRFEGRAVCTLPHCIELIAQNPKDVINCMVKYRELDAYTAMFQVAMSNKAGEQLAGQVASAQNALARLSSPKIYWVMSGNDMDLDINNPEAPKILCLANNPEKINIYSSALSVYTATIMRLIYQFKKKGTKSAFFIDELPSMYLRGLDNFIATVRSYNVATWLGIQDIEQLTKDYGKDQANVIVNTCGTVFSGSVNNQTAETLSKMFGKTNQQKFSTSFQKSDLNVTESRNMEHLIPASKISTLSQGHFVGKVADNFGEEINLKLFNGYIAVEMDELTKTKKELPKRSVTDQQVQENFIQIKEDIRNLIRWEQSI, from the coding sequence ATGGAGGTATCTGCCAGCGCCAAGGAAAAAGAACACAGTAAAGAAATTTACAACATTCTGCTGTATTCAATTATCATACTGCTTTGCGTACAAAGCACGTATTGGTTTACGACGCATTTTCCCGACATTTTCAGTCAGAAAACCGGCCTTAACACAATCATTTTCAAAGCAGGGAAATGGATGAGCCGAAATAAGCCCATTTTCAGGACAAATGTGCTGACTTACATTGTCCTGGTATTGTGCGTTTTGCTGGCGATGGTGTCATCGCCAAAGGCCAACATAAAAGCCCGCAAGGCAAAAGCCAATATATTCCTTTTTGTAGGGGTAAGTGTTTTACTGCTGACTGCTTATCTGCTAGAAAAAGAAGGTAAGCAGCTCACTTTATTTTTGTTTTTAGTGGTATTACAGGCCATTGCCGTGATTTTCATCATTAAAGGAGGTCTGGAATTTGCTTCAATGGCTTCGGTCCCTGAAATTGATGTTTTCAACGATGAAAACGAACAGTTTCCCCAAAATCAGAAGCTGGTTATCAATCCCTTCTCCGTCAACTACAAACTGCAATACCCTTATAAGTCCCGGTGGAATGAGGGCTACATAAACGTCATCAATCCGCAACGCGGTGTGCTAGTACTTGGTTCTCAAGGCTCAGGAAAGACCTTTACGGTATTAATCCCCGCGCTTTGGCAGTCTGTCTACAAAGGCTACTCTGCTCTTATATATGACGTGAAGTATCCCGACTTATCACTGGAGGCCTATAATTCTTTTTATAAGGCACTTCAAAACGATAGATATACCTTTGGTAAAAATGCTCAAAATCAACCCATCATTCCAAAATTCGGCGTTATAAACTTTGACGATGTTACGCTGTCTATTCGCTCTAATCCACTGGATGAAAAGTATATTTCCACCATTGAAGAAGCAAACGAAACCGCTAAAGTTTTATTGCTGAACCTAAATCGGACGTGGATCAGGAAAGAAGGGGATTTCTTTGCGGACTCAGCCGTTAACTACCTCACTGTCACAATCTATTATTTACGCCTGATGGAAAGAAAATATGCGGACAGATTTGAGGGAAGAGCGGTTTGTACCCTTCCCCATTGCATTGAGCTGATAGCCCAAAACCCAAAGGACGTAATTAACTGTATGGTTAAATACCGCGAGCTGGATGCCTATACTGCCATGTTTCAGGTGGCAATGTCCAACAAGGCAGGGGAGCAATTGGCAGGGCAGGTAGCCAGTGCTCAAAATGCACTGGCACGGCTGTCCTCACCTAAAATCTATTGGGTCATGTCCGGCAATGACATGGATTTGGACATCAATAACCCGGAAGCACCGAAAATTCTGTGTCTGGCCAACAACCCCGAGAAAATCAATATCTATTCTTCGGCCCTCTCGGTTTATACTGCTACAATTATGCGACTCATCTATCAGTTTAAGAAAAAGGGCACCAAATCGGCTTTTTTTATTGATGAGCTGCCTTCCATGTACCTGCGGGGCTTGGATAATTTCATCGCTACGGTCCGCAGCTATAACGTGGCCACGTGGCTCGGCATTCAGGACATTGAACAGCTGACCAAAGATTATGGAAAAGATCAGGCCAATGTCATTGTCAATACCTGCGGGACTGTCTTTTCCGGTTCGGTCAATAATCAAACGGCGGAAACCTTATCCAAAATGTTTGGAAAGACCAACCAGCAGAAATTTTCAACCTCATTTCAAAAAAGCGATTTAAACGTCACCGAATCAAGAAATATGGAACATTTGATTCCTGCTTCAAAGATTTCAACCCTTTCTCAGGGTCATTTTGTGGGGAAAGTAGCCGACAACTTCGGGGAAGAAATTAACCTCAAGCTTTTTAACGGTTACATTGCCGTTGAGATGGACGAGTTGACAAAAACAAAAAAAGAACTTCCTAAAAGATCGGTTACCGACCAACAGGTACAGGAAAACTTTATCCAAATCAAGGAAGACATACGAAATCTGATTCGGTGGGAACAGAGTATCTAA
- a CDS encoding type II toxin-antitoxin system RelE/ParE family toxin codes for MIQSIRHKALLQYYTEGNGSKLPSQYLRKINRILDQLDAVSSTDDIVAMGSGIHKLTGNLADYWSIKVTPNYRIIFRFENGDVHDIDFLDYH; via the coding sequence ATGATACAGTCTATTCGTCACAAAGCCCTGTTACAGTATTATACCGAAGGCAATGGATCTAAGTTACCAAGCCAATATTTGCGGAAGATAAACCGTATTTTAGACCAATTGGACGCGGTTTCATCAACGGATGATATTGTGGCAATGGGTTCAGGTATTCACAAACTGACGGGCAATTTGGCGGATTATTGGTCAATCAAAGTAACACCGAACTATCGCATTATTTTCCGTTTTGAAAACGGTGACGTACATGACATTGATTTTTTGGATTATCACTAA
- a CDS encoding ParA family protein, with protein sequence MIISVTSLKGGVGKSTIAQNLAVCMAHNGYKVCIADADTNQSSLRWSSLRSDELPIIPAFGTPEKTLSANIKQLALDYEIVIIDGTPTLDKITSKIILLADMLLVPILPSGLDIWATEQFLERYEDAKIEKEKDIPAYMILNQYQSNITFNREVKEALTETSIQLFNSTLRPRTAYREVIIQGKGVFEYKDEKAKYEFLDLYNEVVNVM encoded by the coding sequence ATGATTATAAGTGTAACCAGTCTAAAAGGAGGTGTGGGGAAAAGTACAATTGCCCAAAATCTAGCTGTATGTATGGCTCACAATGGATATAAAGTCTGTATTGCTGATGCTGACACAAACCAAAGTTCCTTACGCTGGTCATCATTAAGAAGTGATGAATTACCGATCATACCTGCATTCGGAACGCCTGAAAAAACGCTTTCAGCCAACATAAAACAATTAGCATTAGACTACGAGATTGTTATTATTGACGGGACTCCGACACTTGATAAAATCACCAGTAAGATCATTCTCCTGGCAGATATGCTGCTGGTTCCAATATTACCTAGCGGGTTGGACATATGGGCTACCGAACAGTTTTTAGAACGTTATGAGGATGCAAAAATAGAGAAGGAAAAAGATATACCTGCCTATATGATTCTAAACCAATATCAATCAAATATTACATTCAACAGGGAAGTAAAAGAAGCTTTAACAGAAACATCAATTCAGCTGTTCAATTCAACGCTACGACCCCGAACAGCTTATAGAGAAGTTATAATTCAGGGGAAAGGGGTTTTTGAATACAAAGATGAAAAGGCTAAATATGAATTTTTAGACCTTTATAATGAGGTAGTTAATGTAATGTAA
- a CDS encoding relaxase/mobilization nuclease domain-containing protein: MIAKALGTGKSFSGKINYLFDGKIEDRKVKDKMASVISHSENVRVPFSHEDKTGISRMKADFIERSKSYKYFDKSKGYIGEHVISLTEHDQRELRGKGNMKSITDEYIKLTGIDKTQYVAITHHDTSNPHVHILFNRVTDAGKIFDATYEKKRAMYAGIVLSQKYGLSLLGELQKVSEDKGVKVMRMQMGDYRELRAGNALLREARNFHHLEKLAEAKGQTLEQRGDSVFLDKKEYSKADLETMFWQNRTEALTAKSEKGSVQALVEAKSVDAGQPVTISPIVFSEEGTAQVTNEKRESRVSKPTASVEEGKAKRSRKKRLPDYQQKVTKLKTSKGLRL; this comes from the coding sequence ATGATTGCAAAGGCGTTAGGGACCGGAAAGAGCTTTTCGGGCAAAATCAATTACCTTTTTGATGGGAAAATAGAAGACCGGAAAGTAAAGGATAAGATGGCATCGGTCATCAGTCACAGTGAAAATGTGCGGGTTCCCTTCAGTCACGAAGATAAAACAGGCATATCACGAATGAAGGCTGACTTTATCGAACGGTCAAAATCGTATAAGTATTTTGATAAGTCAAAAGGATACATAGGCGAACACGTAATTTCACTGACAGAGCATGATCAGCGTGAATTAAGAGGTAAAGGAAATATGAAGTCAATTACAGATGAATACATCAAATTAACGGGGATAGATAAGACGCAGTATGTAGCCATTACGCATCATGATACCTCAAATCCGCACGTTCATATTCTCTTTAACCGGGTGACTGACGCGGGGAAAATCTTTGACGCTACGTATGAGAAGAAGCGGGCGATGTACGCCGGCATCGTGCTGTCGCAAAAATACGGTTTATCGTTACTGGGCGAGTTACAGAAAGTCTCAGAGGACAAGGGAGTAAAGGTGATGCGGATGCAAATGGGGGATTACCGGGAGCTGCGGGCGGGTAATGCCTTACTGCGGGAGGCAAGGAATTTTCACCATCTGGAAAAGCTGGCAGAGGCAAAAGGTCAAACCTTAGAGCAGCGGGGAGACAGCGTTTTTCTGGACAAAAAAGAATACAGTAAAGCAGATCTGGAAACGATGTTTTGGCAAAATCGGACGGAGGCGCTAACGGCAAAATCGGAAAAAGGCAGTGTACAAGCGTTAGTTGAAGCAAAATCTGTAGATGCCGGTCAACCGGTAACTATATCTCCGATAGTATTTTCGGAGGAGGGAACAGCGCAGGTTACCAATGAAAAAAGAGAAAGCAGGGTGTCTAAACCTACTGCCTCGGTAGAGGAAGGGAAAGCTAAACGAAGCCGGAAAAAGAGATTACCGGACTATCAACAGAAAGTAACTAAACTGAAAACGTCCAAAGGGTTACGACTGTGA
- a CDS encoding DUF4134 family protein has product MKKLTLLFLFVGAYTVSFAQTFYDEGAGDSGIRSHITGPLAGYIPLFYKFSMAVIAVTATVITGKIYVRWQEGDDSVFSSITRWYFGLIVIAALMYFLKVYFQDYQLRYRPDLNF; this is encoded by the coding sequence ATGAAGAAACTTACTCTCCTATTTCTTTTTGTCGGCGCTTACACCGTTTCTTTTGCGCAGACCTTTTACGATGAAGGTGCGGGTGATTCGGGAATCAGAAGCCATATTACGGGACCGCTGGCAGGATATATCCCCCTTTTTTACAAGTTTTCAATGGCGGTCATTGCCGTAACGGCGACGGTGATTACCGGAAAAATCTATGTCCGATGGCAGGAGGGTGACGATTCTGTTTTTTCTTCCATTACCCGTTGGTACTTCGGTTTGATTGTCATTGCTGCCCTGATGTACTTTCTGAAAGTCTATTTTCAGGATTACCAACTTCGTTACAGGCCTGACTTAAATTTTTAA
- a CDS encoding plasmid mobilization protein, which produces MSERKKGGRPTLGEHKKGKGLYVSFTEAELELLSRKAGSVGKSKQAYLRELLVKGYVKNIDTAEQQEIKRGLIGLSNNVNQLAKLAHINGLKTMQTQVNGVLEALDELLKKYRR; this is translated from the coding sequence ATGTCAGAGCGCAAGAAAGGGGGTAGGCCAACCCTTGGTGAACACAAAAAAGGGAAAGGGCTTTATGTGAGTTTTACAGAAGCGGAACTTGAGTTACTGAGCCGTAAAGCTGGCTCAGTGGGCAAGAGCAAACAGGCTTACCTTCGGGAGCTGTTGGTGAAGGGTTACGTGAAAAATATCGACACGGCCGAGCAGCAGGAGATCAAACGCGGGCTGATCGGTCTGTCGAATAATGTCAACCAACTGGCCAAGCTTGCGCACATCAACGGGTTGAAGACGATGCAAACACAGGTGAACGGGGTTTTGGAAGCTCTGGACGAACTCTTAAAAAAGTACAGGAGATGA
- a CDS encoding DUF4133 domain-containing protein: MKTKVMKGIDDEIEFKGFKGRYFYQLAGSVLGLLTLVFLLYTIGINSFILLFAAVGALAFALTYIKGNMEKNGKYGHIHHRHAPPQHIIINTPFHKLIAKQP, from the coding sequence ATGAAAACAAAAGTTATGAAAGGCATTGATGATGAAATTGAGTTTAAGGGCTTTAAAGGCCGCTATTTTTATCAATTGGCAGGCAGCGTTTTGGGCCTGTTAACCCTTGTTTTTCTTCTGTACACCATCGGTATCAACAGCTTCATTTTACTGTTTGCGGCGGTGGGAGCGTTGGCTTTTGCGCTTACTTATATTAAAGGTAATATGGAAAAAAACGGCAAATACGGGCATATACACCATCGGCACGCCCCGCCCCAACACATCATTATTAATACCCCATTCCATAAGTTAATCGCTAAGCAACCATGA